The DNA region tatctatctatccttctattcatctatcgttctatttatctatcgttctatctatccatcgttccatccatccatccatccgtctgtctgtctgtctgtctgtctgtctatctgtgtgtgtgtctgtctgtctgtctgtcgttctatctatctatctatcgttctatttctcgttttatctatctatcgttctatctatccatctatctatccatccatccatccatccatcgttccatccatccatccatccatccatctatctatctatctatctatctatctatctatctatctatctatctatctatatatctatctatctatctatctatctatctatctatctatctatctatctatatctatctatctatccttctattTATCTATCGTActatccatcgttccatccatccatcgttctatctatctatctatctatctatctatctatctatctatctatctatctatctatctatctatccatccatccatccatccatccatccatccatccatccatccatccatccatccatccatccatccatccatccatccatccatccatccatccatccatccatccatccatccatccatccatccatcgttctatacatctatctatccatggtcggtcggtctgtctgtctgtctaactccGCACAAatgtcgggactcgaaccagcgaccttctttgctgtgaggcgacagtgctaaccactgagccacagcgCCACTCCACATTGCATACAACTTATAAATATTGATATACATATAGCATGTTAagaatatgtgtatatgtatttacatatacataagaAATATACACGGTACACATGTATGTatacacaaacatttattttacatgcGATTAATCGCAATGAATCATTAAACGGCACTCAGGAATAATTTATCCTGCCTCTGTACAGGCACATTGATACTAACACCTAAAAACATTCACTTTGATTTCTCCGAGACGTTCAAGAGCTTTGCTTGAGGCATTTTTTAACTTGTTTGCTGTCCGGATATGACAGCTCTGTGTGAAATGTGTGGTTTTTGTTTGCTCTGCTCAGTCCAGTCACTCAGTAGTGAAGCAGATCACAGTGGAGGAGCTTTTCGGCAGCTCTTTACCCAAAGATCCTCCTCCTTTGTCCTCGATCTCAGCGGTGGGAGAGGGTCTGGGTCTGCGTGGGATCCCATTCAACCCTGCGCTGGCTCCGCGGCTGTCTTCTGACCCCGGGGGCCCGCCGCTGCTCAGTCTGCTCCAGCCCAGAGACCCTCGGACATCAGCAGAGGAGACCAGCGCTCCTCGCGGCTCCACCAGCCCCTTTCCTCCAGCGTTCATCAGTGCGGACGCTCATGGGATGCCTGTTTCTCTGCCCGGGTTCATGCCCAGTCCTCTGGTCACTCCGCAGAGCTTCAGAGATTCCGGCTGCAAAACCTCTGCTCCGTTCTCCGGGAAGACTGCAGCTTCAGCACCGGTCAGTGCAGCAGATTATCTTGTTGCTAATGGAGCCTTTAACATGCATGTGTTTCTCCTGTGCAGCAGAAGAGCTCTTAGTTTGTAAACTCAAAGCGCAGTAAATAGGAGACTATAACAAATCATGTTTTTATGATCTTGTTTGCTATATAATGACAGACAAACTCCAGGATGGTGtgatcaagactttcagaaagaggaaAGCAATAGTGTGAGACTGCTACCTTTAAGCCCTTGCAATATACGTtaagccgggagagctcgcgctgagcagagctctcagtaagggaccgtcggaaaagtgcgtcttttttccccctttttttttgcttgttttttttttatgttggcttgagaaagccaacatactgttatactactctgtccttgaaaacaaacgtatctcctcctaggccgctcatgccacaaggcccaaatgtggtcaaaatgtgccttctgcattcaagattgttgctatatctcctcatgcctataacACTTatcgttttttaaataaaaaatgttaaatataaagttTTTATAACCCGggcatataaaaatattatacaagccccaaatttggccaaaagctgtatttagatgcgttagattttgttgctattactttaaggtttatcagacttatagtttttcaataaatcatttttaagcattatttttctcaaaatatggcaagccatttttgacttaaactctatatttttactgatatggcaagccttttttgacttaaactctatatttttactgatatggcaagccttttttgacttaaactctatatttttactgatatggcaagccatttttgacttaaactctatatttttactgatatggcaagccttttttgacttaaactctatatttttactgatatggcaagccttttttgacttaaactctatatttttactgatatggcaagccttttttgacttaaactctatatttttactgatatggcaagccttttttgacttaaactctatatttttactgatatggcaagccttttttgacttaaactctatatttttactgatatggcaagccttttttgacttaaactctatatttttactgatatggcaagccttttttgacttaaactctatatttttactgatatggcaagccttttttgacttaaactctatatttttactgatatggcaagccatttttgacttaaactctatatttttactgatatggcaagccatttttgacttaaactctatatttttactgatatggcaagccatttttgacttaaactccatatttttactgatatggcaagccatttttgacttaaactccatatttttttactgatatggcaagccatttttgacttaaactctatatttttactgatatggcaagccttttttgacttaaactctatatttttactgatatggcaagccttttttgacttaaactatatttttactgatatggcaagccttttttgacttaaactctatatttttactgatatggcaagccttttttgacttaaactctatatttttactgatatggcaagccttttttgacttaaactctatatttttactgatatggcaagccttttttgacttaaactatatttttactgatatggcaagccatttttgacttaaactccatatttttactgatatggcaagccatttttgacttaaactctatatttttactgatatggcaagccatttttgacttaaactccatatttttactgatatggcaagccatttttgacttaaactccatatttttttactgatatggcaagccatttttgcatgtgtcactttcacacttattaagcattgtattttcaaaaaaatacggcaagccatttttacacaatgttcattcccttagtccctttattaatcaggggtcgccacaacggaatgaaccgccaacttatccagcatttgttttacacagcgaaagcccttccagccgcaatccaacaccaggaatacataatgttcaagtccagtttttgacactcataaagactgtcatagaaacatcggggttgattaagatcactcgtattgccaagaagctttaatgtatcatcactaacctgtcgaatgtccccatagcaataaaacagtataacctagcaaccatttaaaaatagcaatatctctatcAGTCAAgttgactttctcaagccaacatcaaagtttatcaatgaactttaggttctagttttttttgctctgctcagcgcgagctctcccggctaaacgcatatcatcaatgcaccgtgatgcacagagatatcgaattgaaccgaatcaatggcatgataatcgtaactgaaccgtgagaccagtataggttcacacctctagtttttATCCGGAAAAGCTTTCAAGAATGTTTGGACCCACAAACAAATTCAACAATTTAGACCGTGCTGTAATTATGTTAACCCTTTACACTTTGTCAATTCTGACAGTTCGTCTCcttagaattataaagttctatctgacatattattcttattaaatgacatcttatttacattataggatttttaaataatttgtttacattttatttacagttgtagaccttttatttaaaaaaaaaacaaatgttgcactcatactgtttgctatgcaatgcaaaaacttttaagctctatctcaaaatcattcagaacgcagagagaaccttataTTCCAGGGTGATGAGTTGTTTTTAGTGTATTGCATTCATAAAATCTTGTTGTGAAACATTTGTGTATCTGCAAAACAAATAACATCCAATGACGCTGATTTGGCTCAAATACAGTAATGATCTTTTCCTGTCTCCATCACAGGGTAAAGAAGTGAACGCCTTCACGCAGCCCCCGGCTCTGGTCAAACCCGTCCCAGTAAGTTCCCTCTGCAGATATTGGAAATATCATCAGGTTGCCAGTTCctctttaaggctgatttatacatctgcgtcaaacgcatgcgtatgctacggcgcagcctatccgttgacgcatagccctttgctgtggccgtcggcgtcgttGACGTGCatctcttttaaaaaatgtaactacacatcacaatgatgcgtagcgcaagctctgtgattgatagcgctgacgagtctgggcgggaccgagagcgatgcgagcccgatggagcgattgtttacaagtgtggagtcccgtgaaggagctccggatggaaagttttgttttgtggttttctcatagttaaagttgttgcacgtccgctgtttccggcctcaaaatgagcgagtttgaaccacttgtacatccctgaagcgttcagaaagaacaaaacacaggcgaagaaacttaacacagaggaacatttacacctcactgcccaatagcgtttcggaagtgttaatgcagagcaacagagacagcacgcagaagtataaatgcacagctacgtgcgatgcatgcgccgtgggttacaccggtcacttgacgcagaagtataaatcaggctttatcaGTGTTTTTCTGTTTCTCTGTGATGAAGGCGGGGCCAGTTGTCCAGGGGGAGGAGTCTTCACTGCTGCTGTCTCCCAGTGTATTCCAGCATTCCGTCAACAAGGCGACAGAGGCAGGCAAAAGCTCCGCCTCCCCGACGTCCCCCACAGACCCGCCCACTGCGCTGTACAGCAGAACTCAGCTGCaggacacactcatacacctcaTCAAGGTACCAATGGTTGACAATGTTCTTATAATGAACGCCatttaataaatcatatgaataatactctgatgattactgtttttacagtactgtgagggttgggtttagtgttggggtaggcattaataaaatacaatttatagcTACTTAAAAACTCTTAATAACTTAcagccacagctgtatcccttttagaCTTTCCTGCCTTTCTTCATGTGTATCCTTTCTTGAGAAGATGTGCATGAAAATGGCAACTTTGTTCAGTCATGTTTGGCATTTCAGTTGAGTTATTCATTAATCCTCTTCATGTGTTGACAGAATGACGCACAGTTTCTCAACACCATCCACGAGACCTATGTACAGAGCCTGTCTAAAGGCCTCAACAATGTCAAGTTATAGCCATCAACTGCATCTCCATCATCCAGCGAGATCCAGCATGACGCTCCGTGTACATCGACTAACAACCCATCCACACCATAAGACTGCAGCATTACTGAGGTTCACCAATGAAAATACTACATAATGATTCTGCCAGCACAGTTATGCCACATTCATTAAGGGACTTGTGCAATATATGAAGCCCTTTTTTTGTAGAATAGCTCTTCATTTATGACCTGGATAGGATTTAATATCCTGCTCTCAATGGTGTATTACTGTTAAAACATCAGTAATGCGTTGGAGATCTGCTTGAGTTTAGATATTGAAGACGTCGAGATTGTAGgatgtgcactttttttttccccTACAAGCTTCGCTATTTAATTTGGACTTAAAATGAATGTTTGAAATGAATTAAAGTGTTCggatagtaaataaaaaaatatttgaagcaGGGTAACACCTTACCTTAAGGGgcgttcataagactgtcataagACTTTTATAGTCATGACATAACACATGGGATttcatgcatgcttatgacaaccgTTTTTAAGCGTCATTCACTCAGTTAtggcattttaaatgcaaagatgacactgTTTGTTATGATAACTTGAGATAAATGCATCATAACCGGTCTTTGTCTTTATGACAACTTTAAGACAACAAAACccgtcataaatctgtcataaacatgattgtcgtCATAATTTTTCTGGTCATGTTTTTAGTGACACAAATTGTATTTGTaatttaaatgtctaattaaaAGTGTCATAACCTGTTATAAAGCATTATTAACATGTAAAAACACTTTAATGGCAAATTCAGCTTGTTTTACTGTAGTTGAGTTTAAAAGATGTATATTAATGACACCGTTATAAAAGTCATGACATATTTATAATagcttcatgacaatcatgtttatgacagatttatgacgagttatgttgtcttggtaatgtcaagttgtcataaagacAGATGCATTTAAGTCAAGCTTTCATAACGcgcaatgtcatctttgcatttaaactgACATAACTAagcgaatgacacttaataacagctgttataagcatgcataaagtcTCATTCACTTTGATGTGTCATATCATGATAACAAAGGtttaatgacagtcttatgaacacccctttagtaaagtgttaccgaaagcAGTCTattaaatgttgtgttttttaaaatcgCAGACAGATGAAAAACTGTAATGCTTTATCTAAAGTCAGATTCATTAAATTAGAGCGTTTATAACACACTCTGATGATAGCTACAGTAGTCTGAGTATTCAGCAAGATCAATTACATTTCATTTCATCTTCAAAAGTGCAGTGAAATGCTTTCTCTTTGCACTGTTGcacattaattgtgtttttaaattcgCAGACGTGTGTACTTGTGTTTACACTTACAAAAGGCCATCATGATAAGGGagtttcatagtatttttttctgcagtttGCTTTTGATAGTATGGAGAATAGAGTCTGACCACTAATGAGTTATTTACTGACGTCACATTAATACGCTCTTCAAATGATTTAATAATGTCTAGTCTGTTGCAGCAGGATCCTGTTACTGTCTTTTGAGTTCatgttcaaataaataataataggcaTAATTCAGATCATTGTTTGTACTGAATTACTTTGAGAATTGCAGTCGCTATACTTAACTAATGCCTTTGTGAAGAGTATAAAGGCCTATActctatagttgtagaaaaccaCAGTAttctgtcatttgtttgttaCTATAGATgttagttaccatagcaactatagaatcaccacaacaggtcaATATAgtggttgttaccatagcaactaaagaatAACCACATTTCAATTACTATtgtcgttgtgttaccatagcaactgtagaatcaccacaacaaatcaattactgtagttgttgtgttaccatagcaactgcacaatcaacacaacagatcaattagtaGTCACTGTGTTATCCTAGCAGCTgcaaaatcaccacaacagatcaagtagtatagttgttgtgttaccgtagcaactgtcGAAgcgccacaacagatcagttagtGTAGACATTGTGTTacccagaggtgtggactcgagtcatgtgacttggactcgagtcagactcgagtcatgaatttgatgactttagactcgacttgacaaaatataaaaagacttggaactcgacttggacttgagcataaatgactcggactttgactaggacttgcccctattgacttgtaaagacttgctgcttcccatgaaaagcccaacgataaaaaagtatgttgacatcatgacatggaccgctctctctctctctccgtttgtgtgtgcgtgtgtgtgacagcgcgcgcgtgtgtgtgtgtgacagcatgcgcgctttcggcatgacatccaatcaaagcacggtagattgttttgattcgacagtatccaacgtgactactatgaggcgccggagtggacaaaagtcaagcgaacgcagagagaatttgaatttgaacttgagatcgagccaatactcgccaatagtctctctctctctctctctctctctctctctctctctctctctctctctctctctctctctctctctctctctctctctctctctctctctctctctctctctctctctctctctctctctctctctcgtgcattcagtctctttgcgttcgcttgacttttgtctacgatggcgtctcatacctttagtgcttttgctctcacgggatcctcgTTTTAAACTGACCCTTcactaagccacgcccaaaaaccgccacccaccaatcgcggcttaccaatcgtagctacgggcagaggctctgtcaagctttcgagcgagggaaacaagccaaatcgttgcgcaattggattgtgcaaatctgacacccgctatcctaaaagtttggactgggtggtgggattttttccccttttcaaaaccaaagcccaagaggagaaatgccagcgtggatcaatctgtgtgaggggcggtaaaggagttaagctaagttggttttgttttcgatattcacattcagtgataggtggcaataactcacactcctcttatcctaaacagatctaaactgtgtttcttataaaaaaaaaaaaaaaaaaaaaaaaaaaaacaaagcaggttatgtttcccagcggtctttttctttttttccactcgatattatgagcactgcttagtttaaaccctcgctattgtaacgtataaatacatacactaatatttgcttgtaggaaaaatctatttgttcacttctattatttatactttgatttgcatttcaatttttttttcttccacttaactgcaaatttgaataaaaactggataaagagcacacaaacatgctgacagtaatgggtactgtacactgttatgggtcaatgatgctaatattcggcacaaatccatcagtttcttaggttattagattatttttataattttctaataggcgtagcaacagtaactaaggagggcgaggcttagcgaaggattattccaagaatgttgatatggtttctttcttgctttactatttattaacaatacacaaaaaactaaaaggttaaggtaaattctttaataaattctagtgtttttgagtattatacttgttgtatacttgtattatacttatgttttaggctagtattatttacgacttgttaattaatgcttcataatacagtagtattaacaatagtgaacagataaaataatacaaagtgtagttttactacagtaaagtgtagtgatttgtagtataaaataccctatattgtaaaataatacagcactgggtaatttgtttatattacacttgtgttaccatagcaactatagtattaccacaactga from Danio rerio strain Tuebingen ecotype United States chromosome 8, GRCz12tu, whole genome shotgun sequence includes:
- the dcp1a gene encoding mRNA-decapping enzyme 1A (The RefSeq protein has 4 substitutions compared to this genomic sequence) is translated as MECVNKAGQLMSLAALQQHDPYIVKLLDVTGQVALYTFNPKANEWEKNEIEGTLFVYARSASPHHGFTIMNRLSTENLVEPINKDLEFQLQDPFLLYRNGNLGIYSIWFYDKADCQRIAQLMLQIVKQESLRVQCVSPDRSVSIRTNGCVQNRPAGILELLSKAKEEYQRSRSTERDVSVNCESQEKREDVTAAQHEKSSHSVVKQITVEELFGSSLPKDPPPLSSISVVGEGLGLRGIPFNPALAPRLSSDPGGPPLLSLLQPRDPRTAAEETSAPRGSTSPFPPAFISADAHGMPVSLPGFMPSPLVTPQSFRDSGCKTSAPFSGKTAASAPGKEVNAFTQPPALVKPVPAGPVVQGEESSLLLSPSVFQHSVNKATEAGKSSASPTSPTDPPTALYSRTQLQDTLIHLIKNDAQFLNTIHEAYVQSLSKGLNNVKL
- the dcp1a gene encoding mRNA-decapping enzyme 1A isoform X1, whose translation is MCFLHGINQQNGVFILFTILPCSCLHLSISNMAAHTRNRTNHDVNETLYSSYLVTGGLLWYVWMSVCFCRSASPHHGFTIMNRLSTENLVEPINKDLEFQLQDPFLLYRNGNLGIYSIWFYDKADCQRIAQLMLQIVKQESLRVQCVSPDRSVSIRTNGCVQNRPAGILELLSKAKEEYQRSRSTERDVPVNCESQEKREDVTAAQHEKSSHSVVKQITVEELFGSSLPKDPPPLSSISAVGEGLGLRGIPFNPALAPRLSSDPGGPPLLSLLQPRDPRTSAEETSAPRGSTSPFPPAFISADAHGMPVSLPGFMPSPLVTPQSFRDSGCKTSAPFSGKTAASAPGKEVNAFTQPPALVKPVPAGPVVQGEESSLLLSPSVFQHSVNKATEAGKSSASPTSPTDPPTALYSRTQLQDTLIHLIKNDAQFLNTIHETYVQSLSKGLNNVKL